The nucleotide window GTTCATCGCCAGTTCGGACAATGCCGAGCGCGCCGAGCTGATGAAGAAATATCAGCAGCTCTACACGCAGAACCTCTACGGCATCGGCCTGACCCAGTATCCGGGTGCTCTGCTGATCAACAAGCGCTTTGACAATATCCCTGCCGGCGCTCCGATCTTCCAGTTCAACTGGGCCGAGGACAATATCATCCGCGAGCGCGTCTTCGTCCCCGCCGAAGATCAGTCCAATTACGAGCTGCATCCCAATACCCTGCCCAATACACCGGGCGTGGGCAATGGACCCATCTCCAAGTAAGCCTTGGCAAGTCACGTCCGGCGGCACCCTGCCGCCGGACACCACCAAATTTAGTGTCGATTTGAAGAGAGTGTGATGCTGCGCTTCCTTGCCTTCCGGATCCTGGGGGCCATCCCCATCCTTATACTGCTCAGCATTGTCACGTTCCTCATCATCCAGGCGCCCCCGGGCGATTATGGCGACTACATCCGGACCATGGCGATCAACCGCACCGGCGCGACCGCCGAGCAGGCCGAAGCCATGGCGCGCGTCTATCGCGAGGCCAATGGCCTCAACGATCCGCTGATCGTTCAATATTTCCGCTGGATTACAGGCATCGTCACCCGCTTCGATTTCGGGCAGTCGCTGTTTTACAACAAGCCTGTCGGCGACGTGGTGATCGAACGCCTGCCGCGCACGATCCTGCTGGCGCTCACCTGCCACATCCTGGCCTCGATCATCGGCATCAGCCTGGGTATCCTGGCGGCTACGCGTCAATATAGCTGGACCGATACGGTCCTGGGCTTCATTTCCTTCATGGGCATGACGATCCCGCGCTTCCTTTTGGCGATCATCATTCTCTACGTCCTGGTATTCCGCCTGGGTGCCAACGAAATCGGCAGCTTCAATTCGGCCTATTGGGGTGGACAGCCCTGGGGCTGGGGGCGGTTCGTCGACCTGGTTGCCCATGTCTGGCCGGTGGTTTTCGTCGCCACGGTGGGTGGCCTGGCCTATAATATGCGCGTGATGCGGGCCAATCTGCTCGATGTGCTCAACAGCCAGTATATCGAAACGGCGCGGGCCAAGGGTCTGCCGGAAAGCGCCGTGATTATGCGTCACGCCGTGCCCAATGCCCTGCATCCCCTGGTGGCCTATCAGGGCGTGGTTCTGCCCTACATGCTGACCGGTGAAATCGAAGTGGCCATCGTCTTCGGCCTGGCCACTGTCGGCCCCGCAATCGTGGGCTCGATGAGTGTGGGCGACGTCTGGGTGACGGCGACCTTCGTCATGGTGCTCGCCGTGACCCTGATCATCGGCAATATCATATCCGACGTGCTGCTCGCGCTGCTCGATCCAAGGATCCGTCTGGGCGGGGAGAAGGCAAATTGACTCATTCGAATGACCCTAAATCCGGTACGTCCATTCCCCTGCCGCCCGATGCCGCCGGCCCGATGCCGACACCGGCCGAAGAGGCTGCGCCAAGCCAGGCGCAGACCCGCTGGGGCAATTCGGACGAAGGATATCTGGCGCTGGTATGGCGTCGTTTCAGGCGTTCCACTATCGGCATGACCGGTTTCGTCCTGGTCCTGCTACTGCTGATCGTCGCTGTGTTTGCAGACTTCTTTGCGCCGCAGGATCCGAAGGCCGCCGATATCGGTTTCGCGCCGCCCGACCAGGTCAGCTTCTTTCGGGGCGATGGCAGCTTTTCTCCGATCCCGGTCGTCTTCCCGATTGCCGAGGGTGGCGAACTGGACCCGATCACGTTCCAGCCTTTGGTCGGCCCCGACTACGATAATCCCACCGAGCTGGGTTTCTTCGTTCGCGGCTATCAATACCGGCTGCTCTGGCTGATCCCGTCCGATATCCACTTCTTTGGGCCGGTAGACCCTGAGCGCACCGCGCACTTCCTGGGAACCGACAAGTTCGGCCGCGATATTCTCTCGCGTGGCCTGGTCGGCTCGCGCATCACCCTGACGATCGCCCTGGTGGTCGTGACCATCACCACGATCGTGGGCACGCTGGTTGGCATTACGTCGGGCTATATCGGGGGCGCGCTTGACGCCTGGGTGCAGCGGGTGGTGGAATTCATTCTGATGTTCCCGCAATTGCCGCTCTATCTGGCCCTGACCACGCTTATTCCAGCGACGGCACCGTCCAATGTTTTCATTGCCTTTGTCATCGGGGTGATTGCGGCGCTCGGCTGGGCGCAGTTGAGCCGCGAGGTGCGGTCGAAAACACTATCGTTGGCCCGCATCGACTATGTCCGGGCCGCAATCGCGGTGGGCGCGTCCGACGGGCGGATCATCACGCGGCATATCCTGCCCAACGTGCTCAGCCACATCATCGTCGCGGTGACCCTGGCAATCCCTTCGGTCGTCTTGCTCGAGAGCTTCCTGGGTTTCCTCGGTTTTGCCGTGAAGCCACCGCTGATCTCGTGGGGGCTGATGCTGCAGGACACCTCGTCCTATTCGGTGATCGGGTCCTATCCCTGGATCTTGTCGCCGGTGATCTTCGTGCTCATCACCGTCTTTGCCTTCAACGCGCTGGGCGACGGCCTGCGCGATGCTGTCGACCCCTATTGAGGACATGGCCATGACCGACAAGAATCTGGCGCCGGCCGAACGGTTCGATCTGGGCACGCATGGGCGAGATCTTATCCTGGACGCCCGCAATGTGGCTGTCGACTTCAAGGTGGAAGGCGGCGTGGTTCACGCCGTGCGCGACGTCTCCTTCCAGCTTCATAAAGGCGAGACCATCGCTCTGGTGGGGGAAAGTGGCTCGGGCAAATCGGTCACCGCCCGCACGCTCATGCGTCTGCTCACCAAGCGGGCGACAATTCTGCCGGGCACGGAAATCACCCTTAAGGGGCGAGACATTGTGGCGGCCGAAGAGCGCGAAATGCGCAAACTGCGCGGCAACGACATCGCCATGATTTTCCAGGAGCCGATGAGTTCGCTCAATCCGGTCTATACGATCGGCCAACAGATTTGCGAGATCATCCACCTGCACAATAGGGTGTCTCGCGCCGAGGCCATGGACCGGGCCGAACAGCTATTGGCGGAGGTGCAAATTCCCGAGCCGCGGGCGCGTCTGCATAATTACCCCCACCAGCTTTCCGGCGGCCAAAGACAGCGGGTGATGATCGCTATGGCCCTGGCCAATCGGCCCGAAGTGCTCATTGCCGACGAGCCGACGACCGCACTGGACGTGACGGTGCAGGCGCAGATCCTCAATCTCATCAAGGACCTCAAGGACAAATACGGCATGGCGGTGATTTTGATCACCCATGACCTGACGATCGTCCGGCAGTTCTCCGACTATGTCTATGTCATGCAGAATGGGCAGGTCCAGGAACACAATGAGACCGAAGCCCTCTTTGCCAATCCGCAACATGCTTATACGAAACACCTGCTGGCATCGGAACCCAAGGGGACGGCGCTGCCCCTCGAAGAGGGCGCGCATGATACCGTGCTCGAAGGGCGCAATGTCAAAGTGAGCTTCACGCTCAAGCGCGGTGGTTTCTTCAAACCCGATTTCTTCGAACTCAAGGCCGTCGACGACCTCAATATCAGCCTGATGCGCCACGAGACGCTAGGCATTGTGGGGGAAAGCGGCTCGGGCAAGACCACCTTCGGCCAGGCGCTGATCCGCCTGATCGGCAATCAGGGCGGCGAAATCCTGTTTGATGGGGAGCGCATCGACACCAAGGATCGCAAGGCCATGCGGCCGCTTCGCAGCCGTATGCAGATTGTTTTCCAGGATCCGTTTGCCAGCCTCAATCCGCGCATGTCGGTGCGGCAAATCATCGAGGAGGGCCTGATCGTCAACGGTATCGGCGCCAATACGCGAGAACGCGTGGAGCGCGTCCGCCAGGCGCTGCGCGATTCCGGTCTGCCCGATCGAATACTCAACCGCTTCCCGCACGAGTTCTCCGGCGGGCAGCGCCAACGTATCGCCATTGCCCGGGCCATTGCGCTCGAGCCTGAATTCATTCTGCTCGATGAACCGACCTCGGCCCTGGACCTTTCCGTGCAGGCCCAGATCATCGACCTCTTGCGCAAGCTGCAGGATGAAAAGGGGCTGAGCTATCTCTTCATCAGCCATGACCTCAAAGTGGTGCGCGCTCTCTGCCACCGCGTCATGGTGATGCAGCACGGCAAGATCGTGGAGCAGGGGCCCGTCAGCGATGTGCTGGTCAACCCGCAGACGGACTACACCCGCCGGCTGGTTCGAGCCGCGTTCGAGATCGCGGCCTGAGGTGCCGGTGACGGGATCGGGCGCTTAGCGCATTTCACCGTTTCGTTGAAACGGTGAAATGCGCTAATTCATTGTTTCGTCGCGTTTCCGAACCGCAAAACCGTGGCACTTTTGCTGGAAGCGCTCTAGCGCAGCGCTCGGCCCGTCTCGTCGAACAGGTGGACGGCGTCAGGCGGCACCTTGATGTGGATGGCATCGTGCAGATGCAGGTCCGGCGCGCCATCGAGCTTGAGCGTGATCGTTTCCCCGCCCGACAGCTCGATATAGGCCAGGGCATATTCGCCAAACTGCTCGATCACGGTGAGCGTGCCGCTGATATCGGCCGTCTCCGCATTGGCCAGTTCCAGATGTTCGGGGCGCACGCCGAGCGTTTTGGCGCGGGCCAGCTCGGCGTGGCGAATAGCCAGCAATTTCTTGTCAGGCAGCATAACGCCGTCTGCGGTCGGCGTTACATCGACAAAGTTCATGCGCTGGCTGGCGATGAAGCCGGCAACGAAGGTGTTGACCGGCTCGCGATAGAGTTCGAGCGGCGTGCCGACCTGCTCGATCTTGCCGGCATTGAGGACCACGATCCGGTCTGCCAGGGTCATGGCTTCGACCTGGTCATGGGTGACGTAGATCATGGTGGCGTCGAGCGTGTCATGCAGCTTGGCGATCTCGACGCGGGTCTGGGCACGCAAGGCAGCGTCGAGATTGGACAGTGGCTCGTCGAACAGGAAGACCTTGGGGTCGCGCACAATGGCCCGGCCGATGGCCACGCGCTGGCGCTGGCCACCTGACAGCGCCTTGGGCATGCGATCAAGATAAGGTTCGATCTGCAGGATGCGGGCTGCTTCGCGCACGCGCTGGTCGACCTCGGCCTTCGGCGTCTTGGCCAGTTTGAGGCCGAAGGCCATGTTCTCATAGACGCTCATATGCGGGTAAAGCGCATAGGATTGGAACACCATGGCAATGCCGCGCTGCGGGGAGGGGACGTCATTGACCACCCGTCCGCCAATGCTGACCTCGCCCCCGGTAATGGGTTCGAGCCCGGCGATCATCCGCAACAGGGTTGACTTGCCGCAACCCGAGGGGCCGACAAAGACCACGAATTCACCCGACTTGATATCGAGATCGACCCCATGGACCACTTCGAGCGCGCCATAGGATTTGCGGACACCCCTGAGGTTCACATCGGACATTTGCTTCTCCTCAAATCTCGACCATCAGCGTTGCGATTTCGAACGGCCGCAGGTTGAGGACCACGGCATTGTCCTTGACCTCGACCGGCTGGGCATCGCCCTCCTCCATCAGATTGACAATGCGGGCCGATTTGACCGGCAGGCCGAAGGTGATCGTGGCCTCGGCCCGCCGATTGGCGTGCTCATAGACGCGCAGAACCAGTGCGTCCGACGCCTCCGCCTTCTTGACGGTCTCGATGGTGACGTTCGGTGCATCGACCGCCGCAAGGCTGAAGCTGCTGAAATCGCGCGCGGGCGACGCGACAACGGCCCGGGAACCAATGACGGCCACCGGATTGTTGAAACGCTCGGCGGCGCGGGGCACGGCGGCCAGGTCGGCCACACCCTCATGCACGAACATGGCATAGCGGATGCGATGCTCGCCCAGGTCTGCCTCCGGATGGGGGAAGGTCGAGCCGCGCACCAGCGTCAGCCGCACGGATTGCTCGTGGCAGTCATAGGCATATTTGCTGTCATTGAGCAGGGCGATGCCAAAATCGGCCTCGGAGATATCGACCCAGCGATGCATCGAGGCCTCGAAACGGGCGCGGTCCCAGGTGGTGTTGCGATGGGTCGGGCGGGTGACATGGCCAAAGGCGATCTCGGAGCGGATTTCACTGGTATTGAGATCGAACCCGAACTGCGCCTTGAGAACCTGCGCCCGTTCCTGCCAATCGATAAAGGTGTCGAATTCCACCTGCCGCTCGCCGGCGGTGAGCGAAATGACCTGGACGATCTTGGACTTCTGGTAGGTCCGTTCGATGCGGATCGCGGCGCGGTGCGGACCGGTCTCGACCACGGAAATGTCCGCCTTGCCATCGGCGAGCGACCAGAACTGTTCTTCGAAATAGCGGTCGATGTCCCAGGCGTCCCAGTTCATCGGCTTGTCTTCATAGGCAATGAGACGGTTTGCCTTGGCGCCGGCGGCGAGCGTTTCGCGATGGCGGGTCTTGTCGAAGACGGAGGTGATTTCGCCGGATCTATCGAAGGTGACGCGGATCAGCGCATTTTCGAGATGGGTGGTCGAAACCGAAAGCTCGGTTTTTTTGCTAGAGCCAGCGGAGACCAGTTGTGCGCCGGTCCAGCCCAAGGGAGCCAGATCGGCAATGGCGGCGACCGTGTCGGCTGAGCCGTCGGCGCGGACGATCTTCTGCACGGGCTGAGTACCCGAAGCGGTAGCAAGAGCGGCCGTCTCGGCGACCTCGGCGCCCAGATGCACCAGACCGGACCGCGTCTGGCTGGTAAAGTTGATCAGGCGGAGCTGATCGGGGCCTGGCTTGGCCGCGGCCTGCGCTGCGGCATGCCAAGGACCATTGGCCGAATCCAGCGTCGAGAAGATGCGGCCATATTCGGCGTCGCTATCGACATAGACTTCCGGGATCGAGGTGCCCGGCAGAATGTCGTGGAACTGATTGATCAGCACCAGTTCCCAGAATTCGGCCAGCGTCTCGCTGGGATAGGCGTGGCCGGCTGTCGTCAGGGCAATGACGCCGAGCATTTCGAGCTCGCGCAGACGCCGCTCCGCATTGCGGTTATTGGCTTTGTTCTTGGCCACCGAGGTCAGGGTGCCGCGGTGATATTGAAGATAAAGCTCGCCATTCCATACCGGGAACTTGCCCGGTTCGGCATCCATGGCCTTGCCCAGACGGTTGAGGAAGGGGACGATGCCTTCGAGCTTGACCTTGGGCGCACCGGGAATGCCGCGCTCAAGGCGTGTGCCGCGCTCGATCATGGCGCGGGTCGGGCCGCCGCCGCCATCGCCATAGCCATAGGACATGACGACTTCGCTGTAAGCCGCCTTGGGCTCATAGCGCTTCCAGGCGCCCATCGTTTCGGAGACGGACAGGTCCCCGTTATAGGTCGTGAAAATCTGCTCGCTGTCATATTTCTGGGCGGTGATGAGCTGCGCCTTGGTGGTCGTGCCGTCAATGCCGCGCCAGAAGAAGGTGTCGTAGGGATGGCGGTCGGTGTCGTTCCAGCTCAGCTTGGAGGTGACGAAATATTTCAGCCCCGACTTGTCCATGATCTGCGGAAGATTGGCCGAATAGCCGAAGGTGTCGGGCAGCCAGACGGTTTTGGGATCGACGCCGAAATGCTCGAGATGGAAACGGCGGCCGCGCATGATCTGGCGGACGAGGCTCTCCCCGGAGGCAATATTGACGTCGGGCTCCACCCACATGGCGCCTTCGATCTCGAATTGCCCGGATTTGACCCTTTTGACCATGCGGTCCCAGATTTCCGGATAGTCCTTCTTGAGAAAATCGAAGAGCACCGACTGGTTATACATGAAGACGAATTGTGGGTACTCTTCCATCAGGTTGAGCACCGTGGCAAAGCTGCGCCCGGTCTTGTCGCGGGTATGCATGACGCGCCAGAGCCAGCCGACATCGAGATGGGTTGAGCCGACTGCAGTGATCTGCGGCTGCGCCTCCGTATCGACGAGCTTGTAGATTTCGCCCGCGATCTTCTCCGCCGCGGGCAGGCTGGCCTCGAATTCGGGCGTGTGCCCGTCACGGCGATCAAGGGCCCGCAGGGCGCGGTCGACAATATTGAGAATAGCGTGACGACGCGGATCGTTCTGCTGCAACAGGATAGCAACGTCGACCGGCGTCTGCAGGTCATAGTAGAGCTTCTCCGCCCGTTCATTGCGAACGAAGAAATCCACCTCGAACCCGACCAGGGGCCGGTCGAAGAAGGTGAAGGCATTGACCAGCAGCACATGCTTGTTGCCCGGCTTGGCATCGCGCTCGATCACGAGTTCCGTGTGATTGCCGTCCAGCGCCTGGGCGATCTTGCCATCGAGATAGGCAAGGCATTGTGGATCGGTGGAACCGGGCCGGTCCTGCCACTGGCTGGTGAAATTGGCGACAAAGACCTTGCCGCGCGCCTCCTCCGGCACAGTGATCTCGGCGGCGAACCAGGTGTGCTCCTGATGCTTGGCCCAAACCGAATGGCGGCCGAACTGCTCCCACTGCCGCCAGTCGGCCTTGAGGGCGTCCGTGGCGGAAAAATTGTCGGCGCGCTGCACATACCACTGGAAAGGCACGTTCTTGATCGGTGTGCGGATTTTCTGTTCCAGATCCGCGCAAAGGCGCAGCAGCTTGCCCTCTTGTTTCAGATCGTCGTCCAGCAAACCCAGTTTGGACGAGAGGGGATTGGAATAAGTCATCCTTTAACTCCGACACCGGCGAACCCTGTGTTCATGTTCCGCCGCAACAAGAAATACACGCCGACCGCCGGCGCAGCGTAGATGATGGAAAAGGCCGTGAGGAACCCGTAGTTGATGGCGCCTTGCTGCCCGAAGGCCGCATAGAGCCCGACCGACATTGGGAAAGCATCCTGCACGCGAGCGAAGATCAGCGGCAGCAGGAACTCGTTCCAGGCGCCGGTGAAACTGAAGAACCAGACCACCGCGATACCGGCCCGCGACATGGGCAATACGATTCGTGTGACGATCTGAAAAAGGCTGGCGCCCTCCACATAGGCAGCTTCCTCAAGTTCGATCGGCACAGTGTCGAAGAAGTTCTTCAAAAGCAGCAAGGTGAAGGGCAGGTTGAGAATGGTCAGCGCGATGATGACGCCGAGCTGGTTGAGCAGGCCCGTGCGCTGGGCCGTGAAGTAAAGCGGCACCAGGACGCCCGCCGCCGGTAGCATGCGCAGCAGGACCAGCGTCCAGAGGAAGGCATTACGACCGGGGATCTTCAGCCGCGATAGCGGATAGGCGGCGGAGATGCCGACAATGACGCTGAGCGTTGCCGTGCCGGCCGCAATCAACATGGAATTGAGAAATTGCCGACCCGCATTGCCGCTGACGGCCAGGGCAAAATTATCCAAGCCCACGACGCGGGGAATTTCGAGCTGACCCGTCGAAAGCGGATTGAAGGCGTTGAGAATAAGCCAGGAAAACGGACTGACCCAGATGACCGCCATAAAGGCGAGCGCAATGGCTGTCAGGCGGGAGGGCTGGTTGGACTCCATTACTTCGGCTCCCGCAGCATGCGCAGATAGAACAAGGACAGGACGCCCACAATAGCCAGCATGGCCACGGAGATGGCGGAGCCGAAGCCCAGATTGCCGCGTGAAAAACTCTGATTGTACAGGAACACGGCCAGGGTTTCGGTCTGCCGCCCCGGACCACCGCCAGTCATGGCGAAAATCAACGGGAAATAGGTGAAGGTCCAGATGGTGATGAACAGCATATTGGTGGCGATATGCGGCCGGATGATCGGCAATTGCACCAGCCAGATACGCTGCAGGGGCGTGGCGCCATCGACCTTGGCGGCCTCGACCACCTCCCGGCTGACCGAGTCGAGCGCGGCAGTGAACAGCAGATAGGACCAGGCCGTGCCCTTCCAGATATTGGCGATGGTGACGACGGGCAGAGCATAGTCATTGATGAAATTGACCGGCGGCAGGCCCAGGGGCCGGATGATGAGCTGGTTGATCAGTCCAGTCTGCGCCGTGGTCGCCGACCACAGAAAGGCCGCCACGATATCGGGTAAAAGCCAGCCCAGCATGATGCAGACCTCCACCACGCTGCGCAGGGTGGAGCGGGAGCCGCGCAGGGCCGCCGCCAACAGGAAGCCCAGAACCGACTGGCCGACAATGGCGGAGAAGAAGACGAAAATGACTGTGGTCCAGAGCGATTCCAGAAACCCGCGCCGCGTGAACAGGCGCTCGAAATTTTCCAGGCCCACCCAGCTCCACTCGACGCTCTTGCGCCCGACCAGCGCCAGATCGGTGAAACTGAAAGCAAAGGCCCAGGCAGTGAAATAGAGCAGGATGCCGATCAGCAGGATGGCGGGCAGCATGCCCAGCCCAAGGACCCATAGATTGCTGGTCAGCCAGGGATTGGCCTGGTTCTTCATCGGCGCCTCTTGCTAGGGCAGTTTTGGTCCGGCCTGGCTTTAAAGCCGCGCCGTGGCGAGACGAGAAAGACCGGCGACACCTTGGAGGACAGTAAGGTGCCGCCGGCAGTTGGGTCGGGTTACTCGTAGGTGATCACGTTCTCTTCGCCGAATTCGTCGACCAGAGCGTCGTGATATTCCTCGACCACTTCATCAGGCGATACGCCGTCCAGAATATCGGCCGTGGCCTGCTGGATCAGCGCCGAGACGGTCTGGTAGCCCGGCACCGTGTCGCGGCCGGTCGTGTCCGCGGCCAGCTTGGTGGCTTCGGCCAGGAACGGATCGGCGGTATATTCCGGGGATTCCGAAATATCGGTCCGCACCGCCATGCGGTGATTGGCCAGCGTCCAGGCCTTGAAGTTACCCTCGTCGAAGATCGAGGTGATCAATTTGAAGGCCAGGTCCTTGTCGGGCGCATTGGCATTGATGCCGATGGTCCAGCCGCCCGAA belongs to Devosia sp. XK-2 and includes:
- a CDS encoding ABC transporter permease, producing MLRFLAFRILGAIPILILLSIVTFLIIQAPPGDYGDYIRTMAINRTGATAEQAEAMARVYREANGLNDPLIVQYFRWITGIVTRFDFGQSLFYNKPVGDVVIERLPRTILLALTCHILASIIGISLGILAATRQYSWTDTVLGFISFMGMTIPRFLLAIIILYVLVFRLGANEIGSFNSAYWGGQPWGWGRFVDLVAHVWPVVFVATVGGLAYNMRVMRANLLDVLNSQYIETARAKGLPESAVIMRHAVPNALHPLVAYQGVVLPYMLTGEIEVAIVFGLATVGPAIVGSMSVGDVWVTATFVMVLAVTLIIGNIISDVLLALLDPRIRLGGEKAN
- a CDS encoding ABC transporter permease, with protein sequence MPTPAEEAAPSQAQTRWGNSDEGYLALVWRRFRRSTIGMTGFVLVLLLLIVAVFADFFAPQDPKAADIGFAPPDQVSFFRGDGSFSPIPVVFPIAEGGELDPITFQPLVGPDYDNPTELGFFVRGYQYRLLWLIPSDIHFFGPVDPERTAHFLGTDKFGRDILSRGLVGSRITLTIALVVVTITTIVGTLVGITSGYIGGALDAWVQRVVEFILMFPQLPLYLALTTLIPATAPSNVFIAFVIGVIAALGWAQLSREVRSKTLSLARIDYVRAAIAVGASDGRIITRHILPNVLSHIIVAVTLAIPSVVLLESFLGFLGFAVKPPLISWGLMLQDTSSYSVIGSYPWILSPVIFVLITVFAFNALGDGLRDAVDPY
- a CDS encoding ABC transporter ATP-binding protein; this translates as MAMTDKNLAPAERFDLGTHGRDLILDARNVAVDFKVEGGVVHAVRDVSFQLHKGETIALVGESGSGKSVTARTLMRLLTKRATILPGTEITLKGRDIVAAEEREMRKLRGNDIAMIFQEPMSSLNPVYTIGQQICEIIHLHNRVSRAEAMDRAEQLLAEVQIPEPRARLHNYPHQLSGGQRQRVMIAMALANRPEVLIADEPTTALDVTVQAQILNLIKDLKDKYGMAVILITHDLTIVRQFSDYVYVMQNGQVQEHNETEALFANPQHAYTKHLLASEPKGTALPLEEGAHDTVLEGRNVKVSFTLKRGGFFKPDFFELKAVDDLNISLMRHETLGIVGESGSGKTTFGQALIRLIGNQGGEILFDGERIDTKDRKAMRPLRSRMQIVFQDPFASLNPRMSVRQIIEEGLIVNGIGANTRERVERVRQALRDSGLPDRILNRFPHEFSGGQRQRIAIARAIALEPEFILLDEPTSALDLSVQAQIIDLLRKLQDEKGLSYLFISHDLKVVRALCHRVMVMQHGKIVEQGPVSDVLVNPQTDYTRRLVRAAFEIAA
- the ugpC gene encoding sn-glycerol-3-phosphate ABC transporter ATP-binding protein UgpC — translated: MSDVNLRGVRKSYGALEVVHGVDLDIKSGEFVVFVGPSGCGKSTLLRMIAGLEPITGGEVSIGGRVVNDVPSPQRGIAMVFQSYALYPHMSVYENMAFGLKLAKTPKAEVDQRVREAARILQIEPYLDRMPKALSGGQRQRVAIGRAIVRDPKVFLFDEPLSNLDAALRAQTRVEIAKLHDTLDATMIYVTHDQVEAMTLADRIVVLNAGKIEQVGTPLELYREPVNTFVAGFIASQRMNFVDVTPTADGVMLPDKKLLAIRHAELARAKTLGVRPEHLELANAETADISGTLTVIEQFGEYALAYIELSGGETITLKLDGAPDLHLHDAIHIKVPPDAVHLFDETGRALR
- a CDS encoding glycoside hydrolase family 38 C-terminal domain-containing protein, translating into MTYSNPLSSKLGLLDDDLKQEGKLLRLCADLEQKIRTPIKNVPFQWYVQRADNFSATDALKADWRQWEQFGRHSVWAKHQEHTWFAAEITVPEEARGKVFVANFTSQWQDRPGSTDPQCLAYLDGKIAQALDGNHTELVIERDAKPGNKHVLLVNAFTFFDRPLVGFEVDFFVRNERAEKLYYDLQTPVDVAILLQQNDPRRHAILNIVDRALRALDRRDGHTPEFEASLPAAEKIAGEIYKLVDTEAQPQITAVGSTHLDVGWLWRVMHTRDKTGRSFATVLNLMEEYPQFVFMYNQSVLFDFLKKDYPEIWDRMVKRVKSGQFEIEGAMWVEPDVNIASGESLVRQIMRGRRFHLEHFGVDPKTVWLPDTFGYSANLPQIMDKSGLKYFVTSKLSWNDTDRHPYDTFFWRGIDGTTTKAQLITAQKYDSEQIFTTYNGDLSVSETMGAWKRYEPKAAYSEVVMSYGYGDGGGGPTRAMIERGTRLERGIPGAPKVKLEGIVPFLNRLGKAMDAEPGKFPVWNGELYLQYHRGTLTSVAKNKANNRNAERRLRELEMLGVIALTTAGHAYPSETLAEFWELVLINQFHDILPGTSIPEVYVDSDAEYGRIFSTLDSANGPWHAAAQAAAKPGPDQLRLINFTSQTRSGLVHLGAEVAETAALATASGTQPVQKIVRADGSADTVAAIADLAPLGWTGAQLVSAGSSKKTELSVSTTHLENALIRVTFDRSGEITSVFDKTRHRETLAAGAKANRLIAYEDKPMNWDAWDIDRYFEEQFWSLADGKADISVVETGPHRAAIRIERTYQKSKIVQVISLTAGERQVEFDTFIDWQERAQVLKAQFGFDLNTSEIRSEIAFGHVTRPTHRNTTWDRARFEASMHRWVDISEADFGIALLNDSKYAYDCHEQSVRLTLVRGSTFPHPEADLGEHRIRYAMFVHEGVADLAAVPRAAERFNNPVAVIGSRAVVASPARDFSSFSLAAVDAPNVTIETVKKAEASDALVLRVYEHANRRAEATITFGLPVKSARIVNLMEEGDAQPVEVKDNAVVLNLRPFEIATLMVEI
- a CDS encoding carbohydrate ABC transporter permease, which gives rise to MESNQPSRLTAIALAFMAVIWVSPFSWLILNAFNPLSTGQLEIPRVVGLDNFALAVSGNAGRQFLNSMLIAAGTATLSVIVGISAAYPLSRLKIPGRNAFLWTLVLLRMLPAAGVLVPLYFTAQRTGLLNQLGVIIALTILNLPFTLLLLKNFFDTVPIELEEAAYVEGASLFQIVTRIVLPMSRAGIAVVWFFSFTGAWNEFLLPLIFARVQDAFPMSVGLYAAFGQQGAINYGFLTAFSIIYAAPAVGVYFLLRRNMNTGFAGVGVKG
- a CDS encoding sugar ABC transporter permease yields the protein MKNQANPWLTSNLWVLGLGMLPAILLIGILLYFTAWAFAFSFTDLALVGRKSVEWSWVGLENFERLFTRRGFLESLWTTVIFVFFSAIVGQSVLGFLLAAALRGSRSTLRSVVEVCIMLGWLLPDIVAAFLWSATTAQTGLINQLIIRPLGLPPVNFINDYALPVVTIANIWKGTAWSYLLFTAALDSVSREVVEAAKVDGATPLQRIWLVQLPIIRPHIATNMLFITIWTFTYFPLIFAMTGGGPGRQTETLAVFLYNQSFSRGNLGFGSAISVAMLAIVGVLSLFYLRMLREPK